A genomic segment from Gorilla gorilla gorilla isolate KB3781 chromosome 3, NHGRI_mGorGor1-v2.1_pri, whole genome shotgun sequence encodes:
- the LOC129533069 gene encoding T-box transcription factor TBX1-like — protein MAGCRSRALPRGEAAKAQGEIEHSTGGPPLLGDPAHPPQLLALVLSPSLPRGQPVCVWGPPSPRPPRTLSGPQVPRAAPVGFSQPREGLPRCSCRLKGSSSAARVGAEAQEAPRASKGYKGCQHAVTSHYYKLLLLFFSGD, from the exons atggcgggctgcaggtcccgagccctgccccgtggggaggcagctaaggcccagggagaaatcgagcacagcaccGGTGGGCCaccactgctgggggacccagcacaccctccgcagctgtTGGCCctggtgctaagcccctcactgccccggGGCCAGCCAGTCTGCGtgtggggcccgccaagcccacgcccacccagaactctaAGTGGCCCGCAAGTGCCGCGGGCAGCCCCGGTTGGGTTcagccagcccagagaagggctcCCACGGTGCAGCTGCCGGCTGAAGGGCTCTTCAAGCGCAGCCAGAGTGGGCGCCGAGGCTCAGGAGGCACCGAGAGCAAGCAAGGGCTacaagggctgccagcatgctgtcacctctcactactaCAAGCTTCTGCTCTTG tttttttctggGGATTAG